The window ACCGTGGGCACCTGCGCCGACGGGGACACGTTCGCCGTCGACATCCCCGACCAGCTCTCCGGCCCGCTGCCCACGCCCGGTCAACGGGTCGAGGTCGGTTCGCCGTACGAGGGCAGCACCCCCGGCCGACCGTGGACCGTACCCGCCCTGCGTGTGGTGTCGCCCCGGCCCTCGCCGGACGGCGCACTGCACGCCGGGGTGCTGGCCACCCCCGGGGCGGTGGACATGGCCGCCGTCCCGAACCAGAGCATGCTCGTCTACGTGGGGCTGGACCCGGCGGCGCCGGACACGGTCGAGCGCGTACGCAACACCGCGGCGGGCATCAGTCCGCTGATCGACATCTGGCCGCTGCGATCCTCGACGGAGGACACCACGTTCCGCGACATCCGCCGGGGGCTGTTCATCGGGGTGGTGGCAGTTATGCTGCTGCTCGGTGCGAGCCTGCTGGTCACCACGTTGGAGCAGTTGCGGGAACGGCGCCGGCTGCTCGCCGTGCTGGTCGCGTTCGGCACCCGGCGCAGCACGATGACCTGGTCGGTGCTCTTCCAGACCGCCGTGCCGGTGACCCTCGGACTGGCCCTGGCCGCCCTGCTCGGCACCGCCCTGGGTGCGGCCCTGCAACGGGTGGTGCAGGGCCCCGTACGGGTCAACTGGGTGAACCTGGCCCAGCTCTCCGGCGTGGCCGCCGGGGTGGTGCTCCTGGTGACCGTACTCAGCCTGCCGGCGCTCTGGCGGCTGATGCGCCCGGACGGGCTGCGTACCGAGTAGTGACAGCCGCGAAGGGCCCCTCTCCGCGCCGGAGCGGGGCCCTTCGCGGTCAGTAGGTCAGCGGGCGGCGAGGCGGGCGGCCCGGGCGTCGCGCTTCTCCTCGAACCGGGACGCCGCCTTGTCCAGCTCCTCCAGTTGCGCGCCGAGCTGCTCGCGGGCTGCCTCGCCGTCGGCGTCCAGGCCGGTGCGGTTCCAGACGTCCCACTGGCGCAGCACCGGCACCAGCACCTCGTCGCGGTGCTGACGCAGGTCGTAGATGCCGGCCAGGGCGATCGCCACCGACTTGCGGGCGAAGCCGTCGATGCCTGCGCCCGGCATCGCGAAGTCGGCCGCCACGTCCGCCACCGCCCGCATCGCCTGGCTCGGTGACAGCTCGAACGCGGCGTTGAGTAGGTTGCGGTAGAAGATCATGTGCAGGTTCTCGTCGGCCGCGACCCGGGCGAGCAACTGCTCGCAGAGCGGGTCGCCGGTGACCCGGCCGGTGTTGCGGTGCGAGATCCGGGTGGCGAGTTCCTGGAACGACACGTACGCCAGCGAGTGCAGGACCTCGTTGGAGTGGGCGTTGGTGTACCCAGTGGACATGTGGACCATCCGGGCCCGCTCCAGCGCCACCGGGTCGACCGCCCGGGTGACGGTCAGGTAGTCGCGGATCGCCACACCGTGGCGACCCTCCTCGGCGGTCCACCGGTGCACCCAGGTCCCCCAGGCGCCGTCGCGACCGAACAGCGTCGCGATCTCGTGGTGGTACGAGGGCAGGTTGTCCTCGGTGAGCAGGTTGACCACCAGCGCGGTCCGGGCCACCTCGGGAAGCTCGAAGTCCTCCGGGGACCAGGCCTCACCACCGAGCAGCCCGTCGAACGTACGCCCGTCGCTCCACGGCACGTACTCGTGCGGGAACCACTCCTTGGCGACCGCGAGGTGCCGGTCGAGGTTCTGGGCGACGACGGAGTCCAGCTCGGTCAACAGCGCGGTCTGGCTGAGCGGACGGGTGATGGCGGCAGTCACAGGCTCTCCCTACGGTGGCGTAAGTTACGCTACCGTAGGTCAAGCCGGACCGCAGCGCCAGTCCGCCCGCCCAGCCGGATCGCTCGCCCAGCCGGATCGCCCGAGCCGCCCTCGGGCCGCCCGACGGTCAGCTGACCAGGGGACGCAGGTCCTCGACCGGCGGCGTCCAGTCGTCCGGGGTCGCCGGCACCTGCTCGCCCGAGCGGATGTCCTTCACCTCGTCCACCGCCCCTTCGGCACCCGGGAACCACACGTACGGGATCCCGCGCCGCTCGGCGTACCGGATCTGCTTGCCGTACTTCGCGGCGGACGGTGAGACCTCGGTGGCGATGCCGCGCCTGCGCAGCGCCGACGCGATCCGGTCACCGGCCGACCGGTCCTCCTCCGCCCCCAGTGCCACCAGGACGCAGGTCGGTACCGAACGGGAGACGTTCAGCTCACCGGCGCCGAAGAGCAGGCCGAGCAGCCGGGTCACTCCGATCGAGATGCCCACACCGGGGAAGGTGGTCGAACCGGCGGTGGCCAGGTTGTCGTAACGGCCACCGGAGCAGATCGAGCCGAACCGCTCGTAGCCCCGCATCTGGGTCTCGTAGACCGTACCGGTGTAGTAGTCCAGGCCGCGCGCGATGCGCAGGTCGGCGACGCAGAGGCCGGGCGAGTGCGCGGCCGCCGTCTCCACCACCGTCGCCAGCTCGGCGAGCCCCTCGTCGAGCAGTGGGTGCTCCACCCCGAGGGCGCGAACCGCGTCCGCGAACGAGGCGTCCGGGCTGCGGATCGTCGACAGGGCCAGGCATCCCTTGGCCTGCGCCTCGGTCGCACCGGCGGTCTCGACCAGCAGCGCCGCGACCTTCTCCGGTCCGAGCCGGTCGAGCCGGTCCACCGCGCGCAGTGCGGCTTCCGGATCGGTCAGCCCGAGGCCCCGGTAGAAGCCCTCGTTGACCTTGCGGTTGTTGACCTGGATCACGATCGGTGGGATCGGCAGGCCGCCGAGGGCGTCGCCGATGACCAGCGGCAACTCGGCCTCGTAGTGCGTCGGCAGGGTGTCCCGGTCGACGATGTCGATGTCGGCCTGGAGGAACTCGCGGTAACGCCCCTCCTGCGGGCGCTCGCCCCGCCACACCTTCTGGATCTGGTAGCGCCGGAACGGGAACTGCAACTTGCCGGCGTTCTCCAGCACGTACCGGGCGAACGGCACTGTCAGGTCGAAGTGCAGGCCCAGGGCGTCGTCACCGTTCGGTCCGCCCGGATCCTCCTGCAACCGGCGCAGCAGGTAGACCTCCTTGGAGGTCTCCCCCTTGCGCAGGAGCTGGTCCAGTGGCTCGACCGACCGGGTCTCCAGCGGCGCGAAGCCGTACAGCTCGAAGGTGCGCTGAATCCGGCCGATCACGTACTGCTCGATCATCCGCTGCGGCGGGGCCCACTCGGGAAAACCGGAGATGGGCGTGGGCTTGCTCATGACGCTCCTTGAACTCCCGCGGGGCACGCGGGCGGGATCTGGGTGACGCGGGGCGCGGGCTTACCGGCCTCGGCGGGAACCGGCCGGTCGCGCTTCGTCGGGCGAGGCGACCTGACGCAGGTGCGGGTTGCTCCCGCGCTCACGGCCGATGGTGGTCCGGGGTCCGTGGCCGGGCAGGACGACGGTGTCGTCGGCGAGCGGGAGGACCTTGTCCCGCAGGCTGGTCAGCATGGCTGGCATGCTGCCGCCCGGCAGGTCGGTGCGACCGATCGAACCGGCGAACAGGACGTCTCCGGAGAGGCAGATCTGATCCGCGTCCCACTGCGAGCCGGCCCCCGGCAACCGGAACATCACCGACCCGCCGGTATGGCCGGGTGCATGGTCGACGGTGATCTCCAGCCCGGCGAGGGTCATGGTCGCCCCGTCGGTCAGCTCGGCCACGTCGTCCGGCTCGGTGTAGGGCAGCCGACCGCCGAGGAGCTGTTCCAGGTCGATCGAGATCCCCTTGCTCGGGTCGGCGAGCAGTTCCAGGTCGGCCGGGTGCACGTACGCGGTGATCCCGCGGGCGCCGCAGACGGGTGCGACGGAGAAGACGTGGTCGAGATGGCCGTGGGTGAGCAGGACGGCGGCCGGCTGCAACCGGTGCTCGGCGAGTAGCTCGTCGAGGCGGTCGACCACTCCGATTCCCGGGTCGACCACGACACACTGCTCTCCCGGCGCGGTCGCGACCACGTAGCAGTTGGTGCCGAAGGCATCCGCGGGAAACCCGGCGACGAACACGTCCGCTCCCCTCCCGTAGACGTTGGCGTCCCCCGCAGCCTATCCGCCCGTCCGGTCGCGTGCCGCGCCGCACACACGGGCGGCGAGGGTGACGGGTGGGCGATCGGGGCGGCACCGGACCCGGACACCGGGCGCCGTACGGCACAGACAAGGCCGGTCGAGTCGGCCGACGTGGGGGATATATCCGATAGAACGGTCCGGAACGGCGGCGGTGGACGGTCCGGAGGCACAGATTCACGTAGCGGCCACCTCGTACACCACATTCTCAGCCGATAGCCGTACACTCTGGCGGGCGTGTGGCGTGGCGCACTTGACGCCCGACGGCGAGAACGTGGCCGTCCGCCACGACCAGGGTAGAGGGAAAAGGAGCGCGGGTGGCTTCCAGCAGGGACCGGCAGCGCAAGTTGGCGCGTGCCAAGCTCGACCGGCAGATGGCTCGGCGAGCCGCCTCCGCCCGTCGTCGGCGACAGATCCAGGCCGGGGTCGGCGCGGCTCTCGCGCTGGCGCTGATCGTACTCGGCTCGGTCTGGGCGCTCGGCGGGTTCGACCGCGAGCCGGCTCCGGCCGCGGCCCCCGAGATCTGCGCCTGGACGCCGCAGGACGCGGCGGGCAACAGCAGCCTCAAGGACGTCGGCAAGCCGGCGACCACGGGGCTGCCGACCGCCGGCACCCGCCCGATGACCATCACGACCAACCAGGGCAGCCCGGTGACGGTCGACCTGGACCTGGCCAACGCGCCGTGCGCCGGGGCGAGCTTCGCCCACCTGGCCGGCCAGTCGTTCTACGACAACACCACGTGCCACGAGATCACCGCCGAGGGCGCCCTGCGCTGCGGCGACCCGAGCGGCACCGGGCAGGGCGGCCCGACCTACTCGTTCACCAGCGAGAACGTCCCGTCCGTACCGGCTCCGAGCCCGTCGGCCAGCCCGGCACCGGGTGAGCCGCCGCTCTACCCGGCCGGCACGGTCGCCCTGATCGGCAGCGCGCCGGGCGCCAACGGCAGCCAGTTCCTCGTCTTCTTCAAGGACTTCAACCCGGCCGACCCGACCTACCCGATCGTCGGGAAGGTCAGCGCCGGACTCGACGTGATCCAGAAGATCGGTACCACCGAACTGGTGGACAATGGCAGTGGCGAGAAGGTCAAGCCGAAGACCGACGTGGTGATCCAGAGCCTGACCGTCGGCGAGGTCGCCACCGACGCGCCGCCCGCCGCCCCACCGGCGACGCCGACCGCCAGCCCGACGGCGGCCGGGCAGTCCTGAGCCAAGCCCCAGACACCAGCCGCGGACGCAGCACCGCAGCGCAGATAGTCCAGGAGGAGTCACCGTGACGTCCACGAGAGAGCGGCAGCGCGCCGCGGCGCGGGCCCGGCTCGAACGGGAGATGGCCCAGCGGGCCGGCGCTGCCCGCAAGCGCCGTCAGCTGCAGACGATCATCGCGGCCGGGGCGGGTCTGCTAGTGGTCATCGCCGGCACCGTGTGGCTGGTCGCCAGCCTCGGCGGCGACGACAAGACCACCGACGCGGCCCCGGTCGGCGCCGGCTCGACCCAGTGCACCTGGACCGACATCCCGGCCGACCAGCGGACGCCGACGACCAAGGACGTCGGGCTGCCGCCGGTCGCGGCGCCGAACACCGGGTCGCAGACGATGACCATCGACACCGGGCTCGGACCGATCACCGCCAAGCTCGACCTGACCAAGGTCCCGTGCACCGCGGCCAGCTTCACCCACCTGGCGGAGAAGAAGTTCTTCGACAACACCAAGTGCCACCGGTTGGTCACCGAGGGCCTCCAGGTGCTCCAGTGCGGCGACCCGAGCGCCACCGGCGCCGGCTGGCGGGACAGCGACGGCACCGGTGGCCCGAGCTACCGGATGGCCGAGGAGAACCTGCCGACCGAGCAGCGTCCGCCGTACCCGGCGGGTGTGATCGCGATGGCGAACTCCGGCCAGCCCGGCAGCAGCGGCAGCCAGTTCTTCATCGTCTACGGTGACTCGCAGCTCGACGCGACCTACACCGTGCTGGGTACGGTCACCAGCGGGATGGACCTGGTCAAGGAGGTCGGCGCGGCCGGCGACGACGGCGCCTTCGCCCAGCAGGCCGGCGGCGGCCACCCGAAGAAGGAAGTTCTGATCAAGTCGCTGACGATGAGCGCCGTGGCCGGCTGAGCCAGCCGCCACCAGCGCCACCGAACGAAAGGGGCGGCCCGCTACGGCGGGCCGCCCCTTTACTCGTCTCTACCGCTGTTCCGTGCCTGGTTGCCGGAGGTGGTGCCGTCAGGCGCCGGAGGTGACCCGGTACGCGTCGAAGACACCGTCGACCTTCCGTACGGCCGCCAGCAGGTGCCCCAGGTGCTTCGGGTCGGCCATCTCGAAGCTGAACCGGCTCACCGCCACCCTGTCCCGGGTGGTGGTGACGGTCGCGGACAGGATGTTCACCCGCTCGTCGGAGAGCACCCGGGTCACGTCGGCGAGCAGCTTGTGCCGGTCCAACGCCTCGACCTGGATCGCCACCAGGAAGGTCGACGCCGAGGTCAGCTTCCAGCTCACCTCGACGATCCGCTCCCCCTGGACCCGCAGGTCCTCGGCGTTGGCGCAGTCGTCGCGGTGCACGCTCACCCCGCCGGAGCGGGTCACGAAGCCGAACACCGAGTCCGGCGGCACCGGGGTGCAGCAACGGGCAAGCTTGATCCACACGTCGCTGACCCCACGGACCACCACACCGGGGTCGTGGCTGGACGTACGGCTGCGCGGCGGCCGGGTGGCGACGGCGGTCTCGGCGATGTCCTCCGCCGCGCCCTCCTCGCCGCCGTAGCCGGCCATCAGCCGCTGCACCACCGACTGGGCGGAGACCTGGCTGTCGCCGACCGCCGCGTAGAGCGACGCGACGTCGGCCAGGTGCAGGTCCCGGGCGATCGCCATCAGGTTGTCCGAGCTGAGCATCCGCTGCAACGGCATGCCCTGCTTGCGCATCTGCTTGACGATCGCGTCCTTGCCGGCCTCGATCGCCTCCTCGCGGCGCTCCTTGTTGAAGTACTGACGGATCTTCGTCCGCGCCCGAGGGCTCTTGACGAAGCCCAGCCAGTCCTGCGTAGGGCCGGCGGTGTCGGACTTCGAGGTGAAGATCTCGATCACGTCGCCGTTGGAGAGCGTCGACTCCAGCGGCACCAGCTTGCCGTTGACCCGGGCGCCGATGCACTTGTGGCCGACCTCGGTGTGCACCGCGTACGCGAAGTCGACCGGGGTCGACCCGGTCGGCAGCGGGATCACGTCGCCCTTCGGCGTGAAGACGTACACCTCCTGGCTGGACAGGTCGAAGCGGAGCGCGTCCAGGAACTCGCTCGGGTCGCTCGCCTCCCGCTGCCAGTCCAGGAGTTGCCGCAGCCAGGTCATCTCGTCGATGTTGGCCGGCGGGCCGACGACGGTGGCGCCCTTCTGCTCCTTGTACTTCCAGTGCGCGGCGATGCCGAACTCGGCGGTGCGGTGCATCGCGTACGTCCGGATCTGCATCTCCACCGGCTTGCCGCTCGGGCCGATCACGGTGGTGTGCAGGGACTGGTACATGTTGAACTTCGGCATCGCGATGTAGTCCTTGAACCGGCCCGGTACGGGCTGCCAGTTCGCGTGGATCACACCGAGTGCCGCGTAGCAGTCGCGCACCGTCTCGACCAGGATCCGCACCCCGACCAGGTCGTAGATGTCGTTGAAGTCCCGGCCCCGGACGATCATCTTCTGGTAGATCGAGTAGAGGTGCTTGGGCCGCCCGGTCGTCTCCGCCTTGATCTTGGCGGCCTTGAGGTCGACCTGGACCTTCTGCGTCACCTGGCGCAGCAGCGCCTCCCGCTGCGGCTGGTGCTCGCCGATCAGCCGGTTGATCTCCTCGAACCGCTTGGGGAACAGGGTGCCGAAGGCGAGATCCTCCAGCTCCCACTTGATCGTGTTCATACCCAGGCGGTGCGCCAGCGGAGCCAGGATCTCCAGCGTCTCCTTGGCCTTCTGCTCCTGCTTGGCGCGGGGCAGGAAGGTCAGCGTACGCATGTTGTGCAGCCGGTCCGCGAGCTTGATCACCAGGACCCGGGGGTCCTTGGCCATCGCGACGACCATCTTGCGGATCGTCTCGGCCTTGGCCGCGTCACCCAGTTTGACCTTGTCGAGCTTGGTGACCCCGTCGACCAGCAGGGCGACCTCGGCCCCGAAGTCGATCCGCATCTGGTCGAGGCCGTAGTTGGTGTCCTCGATGGTGTCGTGCAGCAGCGCCGCCACCAGCGTGGTGGTGTCCATGCCGAGGTTGGCCAGGATGGTGGCCACCGCGAGCGGGTGGGTGATGTACGGGTCACCGGACTTGCGGTACTGCCCCGAGTGCCAGCGGGCGGCCATGTCGAAGGCGCGCTGCAACATCCGGGGGTCCATCTTGGGATGGGCGGCCCGGTGGGTGGCGATCAGCGGTTCGAGCACCTCGCTCACCTGCGGCGTCTGCCAGGGAGCGTTGAACCGGGCCAGCCGGGCCCGAACCCGTCGCCCGGTCGGCGCGCTGGCCAGACCGAAGCTGGACGTGGCCGCGCCGGGCTCGTCGGTCGTGATGACCCGACCGGCCGCGCCGACCGGCACCACAACACCCCCGAGGGGTACGGGCGTGGCGGGCGCGCCGAGACCGTTGACCGCGGCGCCCGACGGGGCGACGGCGATCGGGACCACGGCGGCGGGATCGTCACCGGCCACCACCGCGATCGGGGCGATCGGCTTTTCCCTGATCGAGCCGACAGCGGCAACGGGTGCTGCCGCGCTCGGGCCGACGGGTGTTGTAGCGCTCGGGCCGACGGGTGCTGCGGCGGTCGGGGCAACCGGTGCCTGCGTGCTCGGGGCGACCGGTGCTGCGGCGGTCGGAGCGGCGCCGTCGGGACCCTGTGCCGATGCGGCTCCGGAGCCGTCGGACGGGCTGCGGGGGCCGTCGGACGAACTGCCGGGGCCGGCGACGGGACGGCCTTCACCGTCGGCCGGCGGGGTGCTGGCGTTGCCGGCAGCGGGCGTGCCCGTGCCGTCAGTGCCGGATGCGGTCGGAGCACCGGCGCCGGTTCCGTTGCCGGAATCGTCGCGGGTGGTCGGATCGGCCGCCGTGGCGGCGTCGACCGGCTCGGCCTCACCGCCCCCATCGGTGGGGACGGGAGAACCGGGCGCGGCCGGAACCGGCCCGCTGGGGGACCCGGCCACGGGATACCCGACACCGTCGGCCTCGCTGGTCGATTGCACCGTGCCCTCCGCCGGAGGGGCGACATCGTGGGACACCGGCCTCCTCACACCTCGCTTGGGACGAGCCGACCGTAACCGGTCGACCTGGTCCTGCACCAGCCTGGTAGAACGGCCTCCACCTGGTCAGCGAAAGGCAATGCTACCCGTCTCGACGGCCGGATGCCGCTCCCCCGCACGCACCGGATCGGTCCCCGGTGACAAGAGCTGCTAAACCGTCAGAAGTGCATGTACGGGACGGGGAGCAAGCCGCTCCCGGCCACCGAGGAACGAGAGTTCCAGCAGTACGGAGAGCCCCGCCACGGTCCCCCCGGCCCGCTCGACCAGGCTCAGCGTCGCGTCCGCCGTACCGCCGGTGGCGAGCACGTCGTCGACCACCAGTACCCGGTGACCGGCCGTGAAGGCGTCCTGGTGCACCTCGAGCGTGGCCTCGCCGTACTCCAGGGCGTAGGAGGCGGCGTACGCGGCCCGGGGCAGCTTGCCGGCCTTGCGTACCGGAACCACACCCAGCCCGGTGGCGTACGCGATGGCGGCGGCGAGCACGAAGCCACGCGCCTCGATGCCGGCGACCACGTCGAACGAGTCCCGCCCGTGGTACTCGATGATCTCGTCGATCACCTGGCGGAACACCGCACCGTCGGCGAAGAGCGGCATCAGGTCCTTGAACATCACTCCGGGCTGGGGAAAGTCCGGTACGTCCAGCACCCGGCTGGCCACCAGTTCCGCCGTGGCGGGGCCGCTGTCGCCCCGTACCCCGGTCTGGGTCTCCGTCACGCTGCTCCTCTCACCGGACGTCCGCGTTACCGGACATCCGTGCCGATACGCGATGCGAAAGGCGCCCGGCACGCCGCCGAAGCCAGCATGCCGGACGCCTCCGTCGCCTGTTCCGCCAGGGTCAGCGGCGCTTGGCCCCACTGGGCCGGCTACCGCCGCCGCCACCCGGTCGACCACCCCGGGCACCACCGGTGGACCGCTTGCCGGCCGGACGGGCACCGACCTTCGGGGCCGCGCCGGCAAGCGCCGCCGCCTCCTCGTCGGTCGGGCCGGACGGTGCGGTGTCGTCGTCGACCGTTTCCTCGCCGGTACGGGCGGCCGGCCGGCGGGCACCGGAGGCGGGTCGTCCGCCGCCGGAGGAGCGCCGGGCCAGGACCCGCTTCGTGTGCGTCTGGATCCGCGGCTCGTAGTCCTTGAGCAGGCTCAGCACCGGGGTCGCGAAGAAGATCGAGGAGTAGACCGCGATGCCCATACCGAGGAACAGCACCAGGCCGAGGTCCTCCAGGGTGCCCGCGCCGAGCAGGCCGGCACCGATGAAGAGCAGGCCACCGACCGGCAGCAGCGCCACCAGACCGGTGTTGATCGACCGCATCAGCGTCTGGTTGATGGCCAGGTTGGCCGCCTCGCCGTAGGTCTGGGTGCCGCTCGCGGTGATCCCGCGGGTGTTCTCCTGGACCTTGTCGAACACCACCACGACGTCGTAGAGCGCGAAGCCGAGGATGGTGAGGAAGCCGACGATGGTCGACGGGGTGACCTCGAAGCCGACCAGGGCGTAAATGCCGGCGGTCAGCACCAGGTTGAGGAAGAGCGAGGAGACGGCGGCGACCGCCATCCGCCACTCGAACCGCAGGATCAGGTAGATCATGACCAGTACGACGAAGACCACCAGACCGAGCAGGGCCCGTTCGGTGACCTGGTCACCCCAGGCCGCGCTCACCTGGTTGATGCTGATCTGGTCCTCGGCGATGCCGAACTTCTGGGCCAGGTCGGCCTGCACCTCGTTGGACTGCTGGGTGTTCAGCTCGGTGGTACGCAGCTCGTAGAACGAACCACCGACGCCGTTGACCGTCTGGGTGGAGACGACGTGCGCCGCCTCGGCACCGTCGAGGCTGCCCAGTGCCGCGTCGACCTGGTCCTCGGCGTGCGTGATGGAGCCGACGCTGGCCGGGACCTGGAAGGAGTTGCCACCGGAGAACTCGATGCCGAGCTTGAACCCGGGGATCGAGATGCCCAGGATCGCGATCAGCACCAGCCCGGCGGCGATGCCGAACCAGACCCGGCGGCGTCCGATGATGTTGAGACCGGCCTCGCCCTGGTAGAGCCGGGTGGCCAGACCGCTACGGCGGCTCATGCCGCTACCTCGCTTTGCTCTGCGACGGCCGGGTGGGCCGGGGCGCTGCCCTGGATGACTGGCTCGCTCATGCTAGGCCTCCTTGGCGCGCGGGTTGCGCGGCTCGGTCGGCTCGGCCTCGGCCTTGTGCAGGACCCGTCCGAGTCCGCTGACCCGGGGCGACAGGAACGCCTTGGTGTTGGCGAACATCGTCATGATCGGGTGCCGGAAGAGGAAGACGACGACCAGGTCGAGGATCGTGGCCAGGCCGAGCGCGAAGGCGAAGCCCTTCACCGTGCCGACCGAGACCACGTAGAGCACGACCGCGGCCAGGATCGAGATGGCGTTGGCCGAGATGATCGTCCGCCGGGCCCGGGCCCAGGCGCGGGGAACCGCGCTACGCGGGCTGCGTCCCTCCCGGATCTCGTCCTTGAGTCGTTCGAAATAGATCACGAACGAGTCGGCGGCGACACCCAGGGAGACGATGAATCCGGCGATGCCGGCGAGGGTCAGCGTGAAGCCGATCTGCCGGCCGAGCACGATCAGCGCACCGAACACCAGCAGGGCGGAGAGCCCGAGGCTGAGGATGATGACCGTACCGAGCAGGCGGTAGTAGAAGAACGAGTAGATCGCGACCAGCAGGAGGCCGACACCGGCGGCCAGCAGACCGGCCTTGAGGTGGCTGGAGCCGAGCGTCGCGGAGACGCTCTCCTGCTCCTGCGGCTCGAACGTCACCGGCAGCGCACCGAAGCGGAGCTGGCCGGCGAGGGTGTTCGCGTCCTTGCTGGTGAAGTTGCCGGTGATCTGCGAGTCGCCGGTGAGGACGCCCTGGATCTCGGGCGAGGAGACGATCGTGTTGTCGAGCACCACGGCGACCCGGCAGTTGCCGTCCTGGCCGAGCGCGCTCTGGTCGCACGTACCGCCCTTGTTGCCGAACGCCTCGCGGGTCAGGTCGGTCCACTTCTTCTGTCCGTCGCCGGTGAAGTTGAGGCTGACCACCCACTGGCTGTTCTGGTCCAGCTGGCCGCTCGCGTCGTCGACGTCGGTGCCCAACACCTTGGCCACGTCGAGCAGGTTCTTCACCGGGCCCTCACAGGCCACGACCTGCTGGTCCGGGGCGCTGATCGAGGCCGGCGGGCGCTGCCCGAGCAGGTCACACGTGATCGTCGGTACGTTGAACTGCATCGCCGCCGGCAGCGCGGCGACCTCACGACCGGTCAGCTCGCCGAACGGCTTGAGGGTGTCGAGCAGGGTCGGATCGGTGGTCAGGTCGGCCGGCGCCTGCAGCGCGCTCGCCGCCTGCCAGGCCGCCGGGCCCACCTTCTGCTGGACCGCGGCCCGCGCCTGCTCCACGCTCTGCGGCACCGGGGCCGCAGAGGCCGAGGCACTCGGGGTCGGCGTCGCCGGGGGTGCGCTGGTGGCACCGGCGCTCGGCGTCGGGGCCGGAGCCATCCCGCCCTGACCACCCGCGGACGGGGTGGTGCTCGGCGCACCCGCGGCGGGGGCGCTCGGGGTCGCACCGGCGGACGGGTTCGCCGCCGCACCGGACGGGGTCGGGGTCGCGCCGGCCGGCGGCGTCGGCTGGGCCGCAGCGGGCTCCCCACCGTCGGTCGCCTTGATCACCTTGCGGAACCGCAGCTCGGCCGCGTTGCCGACCTCGCTGAGGTCCCGGCTCTGGCCGGGCAGCGAG of the Micromonospora sp. NBC_01796 genome contains:
- the secF gene encoding protein translocase subunit SecF, with the translated sequence MSRRSGLATRLYQGEAGLNIIGRRRVWFGIAAGLVLIAILGISIPGFKLGIEFSGGNSFQVPASVGSITHAEDQVDAALGSLDGAEAAHVVSTQTVNGVGGSFYELRTTELNTQQSNEVQADLAQKFGIAEDQISINQVSAAWGDQVTERALLGLVVFVVLVMIYLILRFEWRMAVAAVSSLFLNLVLTAGIYALVGFEVTPSTIVGFLTILGFALYDVVVVFDKVQENTRGITASGTQTYGEAANLAINQTLMRSINTGLVALLPVGGLLFIGAGLLGAGTLEDLGLVLFLGMGIAVYSSIFFATPVLSLLKDYEPRIQTHTKRVLARRSSGGGRPASGARRPAARTGEETVDDDTAPSGPTDEEAAALAGAAPKVGARPAGKRSTGGARGGRPGGGGGSRPSGAKRR
- the secD gene encoding protein translocase subunit SecD, with amino-acid sequence MAPPQGQMHPGRQLAVLGGIFVVLYLLVFFAGGASGSFRDRLEPKLGLDLVGGTRMTLEATSLNNQPPTAENLEEARQIIENRVNAQGVSEAEVVTEGNRNIVISLPGQSRDLSEVGNAAELRFRKVIKATDGGEPAAAQPTPPAGATPTPSGAAANPSAGATPSAPAAGAPSTTPSAGGQGGMAPAPTPSAGATSAPPATPTPSASASAAPVPQSVEQARAAVQQKVGPAAWQAASALQAPADLTTDPTLLDTLKPFGELTGREVAALPAAMQFNVPTITCDLLGQRPPASISAPDQQVVACEGPVKNLLDVAKVLGTDVDDASGQLDQNSQWVVSLNFTGDGQKKWTDLTREAFGNKGGTCDQSALGQDGNCRVAVVLDNTIVSSPEIQGVLTGDSQITGNFTSKDANTLAGQLRFGALPVTFEPQEQESVSATLGSSHLKAGLLAAGVGLLLVAIYSFFYYRLLGTVIILSLGLSALLVFGALIVLGRQIGFTLTLAGIAGFIVSLGVAADSFVIYFERLKDEIREGRSPRSAVPRAWARARRTIISANAISILAAVVLYVVSVGTVKGFAFALGLATILDLVVVFLFRHPIMTMFANTKAFLSPRVSGLGRVLHKAEAEPTEPRNPRAKEA